A genomic segment from Gloeocapsa sp. PCC 73106 encodes:
- the shc gene encoding squalene--hopene cyclase, with product MQDKTTKTLLDCLSSSQAYLLSLQKPEGYWWAELESNVTMTAEAILLHKIWGNDKTRSLSKAELYLRSQQREHGGWELYFGDGGDLSTSVEAYMALRLLNVPPEDPALLQAKQFILSRGGITKTRIFTKLHLALIGCYDWRGIPSIPPAIMLLPSVKLELPNLFGSEPLFSGYTLSIYEMSSWARSSTVPLLIVFDRRPVFRVDPQINLDELYSEGVNQAKYELPRNGDWSDIFVTLDGIFKVAQDWKLMPWREEGLKAAEKWILERQEASGDWGGIIPAMLNSMLALKCLDYDVADPVVERGFQALDRFAIETETTYRMQACVSPVWDTALAVRSLIDAGISPNHPALVKAGEWLLSKQILDYGDWAVKNTEGKPGGWAFEFENRFYPDVDDTAVVIMALAAIQTNNEPLKQQAIKRGVDWISTMQCKPGGWAAFDVDNDQDWLNMIPYGDLKAMIDPNTADVTARVLEMLGKLEQTDLQPDLWASLTSERIEKAIAYLIREQEADGSWFGRWGVNYIYGTSGVLSALAFVAGKNYKSSIQRGAQWLIQHQNSDGGWGETCESYKDKSLKGKGQSTASQTAWALIGLLAVGEATEEYAWESIDKGIEFLRNTQKTDGSWKEDYFTGTGFPGHFYIRYHLYYQHFPLTALGRYQVALKQRTELNLPLNLKEYARKELEIES from the coding sequence ATGCAAGATAAGACGACAAAAACACTCTTGGACTGCCTCAGCTCCAGCCAAGCATATTTATTATCCCTACAGAAACCAGAAGGGTATTGGTGGGCGGAATTAGAATCGAATGTAACGATGACAGCAGAAGCGATTCTGTTGCATAAGATTTGGGGAAACGATAAAACGCGATCGCTATCTAAAGCTGAATTATATCTGCGATCGCAACAAAGAGAGCACGGGGGTTGGGAACTATATTTTGGAGATGGAGGAGATTTAAGCACCTCGGTTGAAGCTTATATGGCCCTGAGATTGCTCAACGTACCTCCCGAGGATCCGGCGTTGTTGCAAGCTAAACAATTCATACTATCTCGCGGGGGTATTACTAAAACCCGAATCTTTACCAAACTGCATCTAGCTTTGATAGGTTGTTATGACTGGCGTGGTATTCCTTCGATTCCACCTGCAATTATGCTGTTACCTTCGGTTAAGCTGGAATTGCCCAATCTTTTTGGTTCAGAGCCATTGTTTTCGGGGTACACTCTGAGTATTTATGAGATGTCGAGCTGGGCGCGTAGTAGTACTGTACCCTTACTAATTGTATTCGATCGCCGACCGGTGTTCAGAGTTGACCCCCAAATTAATTTAGACGAACTATACTCAGAAGGAGTCAATCAAGCCAAATACGAGTTACCCAGAAACGGAGATTGGTCGGATATATTCGTCACCCTCGACGGTATCTTTAAAGTAGCTCAAGACTGGAAATTAATGCCATGGCGAGAAGAGGGTTTAAAAGCGGCAGAAAAATGGATTTTAGAACGTCAAGAAGCCTCAGGAGATTGGGGGGGTATTATTCCCGCTATGCTCAACTCAATGTTAGCTTTGAAATGTCTAGACTACGATGTAGCTGATCCCGTGGTTGAGAGAGGATTTCAGGCTTTGGATCGCTTTGCTATTGAAACCGAAACTACCTATCGGATGCAAGCTTGCGTCTCACCTGTGTGGGATACGGCTTTAGCAGTGCGATCGCTAATCGATGCGGGTATATCACCCAACCATCCTGCTCTGGTTAAAGCGGGGGAATGGCTCCTGAGTAAGCAAATTCTCGATTATGGGGATTGGGCGGTTAAAAACACTGAAGGTAAACCAGGGGGTTGGGCTTTTGAGTTCGAGAATCGCTTTTATCCAGATGTGGACGATACGGCAGTCGTAATTATGGCTTTAGCTGCTATACAAACAAACAATGAACCTCTCAAGCAACAGGCGATTAAACGTGGAGTAGACTGGATTAGCACGATGCAATGTAAACCCGGTGGTTGGGCAGCTTTTGATGTAGATAACGACCAAGATTGGCTGAATATGATTCCCTATGGCGATCTTAAAGCGATGATTGATCCTAATACCGCCGATGTTACTGCGCGAGTGCTGGAAATGTTGGGTAAGTTGGAACAAACTGACTTACAACCAGACTTATGGGCTTCGTTGACATCAGAACGTATTGAGAAGGCGATCGCCTATTTAATCCGCGAACAAGAAGCAGATGGTTCCTGGTTTGGACGTTGGGGCGTAAACTATATCTATGGTACTAGTGGTGTCCTCTCAGCTCTGGCTTTTGTAGCTGGCAAAAACTATAAAAGCAGCATACAAAGAGGCGCCCAATGGCTAATTCAACATCAAAATTCCGACGGTGGCTGGGGTGAAACCTGCGAGAGTTACAAGGATAAATCTCTCAAAGGCAAAGGACAAAGTACCGCATCTCAAACCGCTTGGGCTTTGATCGGATTATTGGCAGTAGGAGAAGCTACTGAAGAATACGCCTGGGAGAGTATAGATAAGGGTATCGAATTTTTGAGAAACACTCAGAAAACGGACGGTAGTTGGAAAGAAGATTACTTCACAGGAACGGGATTCCCCGGACACTTCTATATCCGCTATCATCTGTACTATCAGCATTTCCCCTTAACTGCTTTGGGAAGATACCAAGTTGCCCTAAAACAGCGCACTGAGTTAAATTTACCTTTGAATTTAAAAGAGTACGCGAGGAAGGAACTCGAGATCGAGAGTTAA
- the dctP gene encoding TRAP transporter substrate-binding protein DctP has protein sequence MKRRVIIKRLSEGAIAATGVGIVGGCQNANNQSSESSTAADDLPTINWQMATSWPISLETIFGGAQVLADRVKALTNGKFIIEPRAAGEIAPGLEVLDVVSQGAVQSGHTASYYYIGKSPALAFGTSVPFGLNAQQQNAWLYQGGGLAKLQEIYATKFNVIQFPAGNTGTQMGGWFRQEVNNIDDLKGLKMRIPGLGGQVMAKLGVTVQTLPGGEIFQALQTGAIDAAEWVGPYDDEKLGLNKVAKFYYYPGWWEPGATLEVQINLNEWNKLPPQYQAAIETAAFESNMTMLAIYDTRNSEALERLLQSGTQVRPYSQEILAAAEKAALALYDEFAAQDTDFQAVYKQWRQFKERIYSWHNLNEGSFSRYTYDKLKVK, from the coding sequence ATGAAACGTCGAGTTATTATCAAAAGATTATCTGAAGGGGCGATCGCCGCCACAGGAGTAGGGATTGTCGGAGGTTGTCAAAACGCCAATAACCAATCCTCTGAGAGTTCTACAGCAGCGGATGACCTACCCACGATTAACTGGCAAATGGCCACTAGTTGGCCCATATCTTTAGAAACTATCTTCGGTGGGGCCCAAGTTTTGGCAGATAGGGTTAAAGCCCTTACCAACGGTAAATTTATCATTGAACCACGGGCTGCGGGAGAAATAGCTCCAGGGTTAGAAGTTCTCGATGTAGTATCCCAAGGTGCTGTACAATCTGGTCATACCGCATCTTACTATTATATTGGCAAAAGTCCAGCCTTAGCTTTTGGCACGAGTGTGCCTTTTGGACTAAACGCCCAACAACAAAACGCTTGGTTATACCAAGGAGGGGGTTTAGCTAAACTTCAAGAAATTTACGCCACTAAATTCAATGTTATTCAATTTCCTGCGGGGAATACAGGTACTCAGATGGGTGGATGGTTTCGCCAAGAAGTAAATAATATCGATGATCTTAAGGGTTTAAAAATGCGTATACCTGGTTTAGGAGGTCAAGTCATGGCTAAACTAGGGGTTACAGTGCAAACCCTCCCAGGTGGCGAAATTTTCCAAGCCTTACAAACAGGGGCCATAGACGCAGCGGAATGGGTTGGCCCCTACGATGATGAAAAGTTAGGATTAAATAAAGTTGCTAAATTCTATTATTATCCCGGTTGGTGGGAACCAGGCGCTACTCTAGAGGTACAAATCAACCTCAACGAATGGAATAAACTACCACCCCAATACCAAGCTGCGATAGAAACGGCCGCTTTTGAGTCTAATATGACGATGTTAGCGATTTATGATACTCGCAATAGCGAAGCGTTAGAAAGACTATTACAAAGTGGTACCCAGGTTCGTCCCTATAGTCAGGAAATTTTAGCCGCGGCAGAAAAAGCAGCTTTAGCCCTCTATGATGAATTTGCGGCTCAAGACACCGATTTTCAAGCCGTATATAAACAGTGGAGACAGTTTAAAGAGCGCATTTATAGTTGGCACAATCTCAACGAAGGTAGTTTTAGTCGTTATACCTACGACAAACTTAAAGTAAAGTAG
- a CDS encoding TRAP transporter small permease subunit: MRNSKFFPLITILLQVSRGIDNLTNKLGSLTNWLVVLTIGVGFFNVVARYFGRFIGVQLSSNAWIELQWYLFSLTFLLGFAYILLHGANVRVDFLYTNMSQRKRALIDLIGTILFLIPFCLIGIWVTFNPVLQSWGRLSDGSWGSWEVSPDANGLPRAPIKTMIPISLLLLLLQGISQSIKYLAVLLGYEQVQEQIRLETSKDINLE, encoded by the coding sequence ATGCGTAACTCTAAGTTCTTTCCCCTGATCACTATACTTTTACAGGTTTCGAGAGGGATTGATAATTTAACTAATAAATTGGGATCGCTCACCAATTGGCTAGTTGTATTAACTATTGGTGTGGGTTTCTTTAACGTAGTAGCGCGTTATTTTGGTCGTTTTATTGGCGTTCAATTGTCTTCTAATGCTTGGATTGAACTGCAATGGTATTTATTTTCTCTAACTTTTTTATTAGGCTTTGCTTACATACTTCTTCACGGGGCAAATGTCCGAGTAGATTTTTTATATACAAATATGAGCCAAAGAAAACGCGCCTTAATTGATTTGATTGGTACTATTTTATTTTTAATTCCTTTTTGTCTAATAGGAATTTGGGTCACATTTAATCCCGTCTTACAATCTTGGGGACGTTTAAGTGATGGAAGTTGGGGAAGTTGGGAAGTCTCCCCTGATGCTAATGGTTTACCCCGCGCTCCAATTAAAACGATGATTCCTATTAGTCTGTTGCTATTACTATTACAAGGCATTTCTCAAAGTATTAAATATTTAGCTGTATTACTTGGGTATGAACAAGTACAGGAGCAAATTCGTTTAGAAACATCAAAAGATATCAATTTAGAATAG